In one window of Maribacter sp. BPC-D8 DNA:
- a CDS encoding CDP-alcohol phosphatidyltransferase family protein: MSKLPKEHQFLDLSDYGRPLAFLIANRLKTTIFTPIHVTLAFTFCGLLAIVSILNGFYWSALLFLIFKSVLDAADGELARLKNTPSHIGRYFDSISDFILNLLFMLSIWHITNVSIYLVLLAFVGLELQGTLYNYYYVILRNRHHGDSTSRVFENKTPNALHGENQQTVNILYKIYSYCYGPYDRIIYSLDKNAIKGKYQPKWLMTAVSTFGLGFQLLLIGLFLVLDLKAYIIPFFIGYSLLIFVFILIRQLLNK; encoded by the coding sequence ATGTCTAAATTACCTAAAGAACATCAGTTCTTAGATTTATCTGATTACGGTAGACCCCTTGCCTTTTTAATTGCCAACCGTTTAAAAACAACCATATTTACACCAATTCACGTTACGCTAGCATTTACGTTCTGCGGACTTTTGGCAATTGTTTCTATTTTGAACGGATTTTATTGGTCAGCCTTACTTTTCTTAATATTTAAATCTGTTTTAGATGCAGCAGATGGTGAACTGGCACGATTGAAAAATACCCCGTCGCATATTGGTCGGTACTTTGATTCAATTTCAGATTTTATACTAAATCTGCTTTTCATGCTTTCTATTTGGCATATTACCAATGTTAGTATTTATTTAGTTCTGCTGGCATTCGTCGGACTTGAATTACAAGGAACGCTCTACAATTACTATTATGTAATTTTGAGAAATAGACATCATGGCGATAGCACAAGTAGAGTATTTGAGAATAAAACTCCGAATGCATTACATGGCGAAAATCAACAAACCGTCAACATACTATATAAAATTTATAGCTATTGCTATGGACCATATGACCGAATCATCTATAGCCTTGATAAGAATGCCATAAAAGGAAAATATCAACCCAAATGGTTAATGACAGCGGTATCAACATTCGGGCTAGGATTTCAATTACTGCTCATAGGGCTCTTTTTGGTATTGGATTTAAAAGCATATATAATTCCCTTTTTTATAGGTTATAGTCTATTAATTTTTGTTTTTATCTTGATCAGACAATTATTAAATAAGTAA